In Pseudobdellovibrio exovorus JSS, the genomic stretch AGCTTTTTGATTCCAATCTTTTTTGCCTAAGCTGGCTGAAAAAATCCCTGCAGAAAGGCCATAGCTTTTATACTTTTCGTAGTTTTGTTCGACCAGCTCTTTGACATGGGCTAAAACCAGAACGCGCCCTTTGGCGATGCGAGCCAGCTCTGCGATCACTAAACTTTTTCCAGCTCCGGTCGGTAAAACAATAACAGCCGGATCTTTTCTAACTTGAAAAAATCGAATGACGTTATTGACAGCTTGCTGTTGGTAATCGCGAAGTTGGTACACGCAAGAATAATAGTCTATCCGGCCAGCTTCCTCAACCCTTTCGCGACAAGGTCATTGTAAAGCTTAGTGATGATGAGCTTTTGATTCCGTCTTCGGCTCAGCACCTGATTTTGCTGCCTCTTCTGACTTAAAAGGTTTTAGTGGCAATTTGTACTGGGCCTCCATTTGAGCCTGTACTCCTTCACGTTTTGCTTTTAAAAATAAAATTCCCGTGCGTGGGGTTTTATTGCCCTTAGCTAAGCAATGAAAATGATTGTTTCCCATCACATTACATTGAAGCTGAGTGGTCTTTTTGCCAGAAGTGATACGCGCTTGAATTTCAGAGTCTTTAATCGTGGGATTTTTGAAATTCATATCTAAAAGGAAAATATGAAAGGAACCATCTTTATCAGGAATCACTTCCGTATGAAAGCTGGCAGGCATTTGTATGTGGCCACCATGGGGACCTTCTTGATCTTCTCCGTGAGCTAAAGATTGAGTTCCTGTTAGCACCACACTTGCGAAAAAAGCCAAAACTAACGATAGATTTTTTAAAAAAGACATAAAGTCCCCCTATAGGCTATTACGTAGGTTATAAGATATTTGTGACAGAACACATAAAATTATTTCGAACTGTCTTCTGTATCCTCGGGATTTAACACCACGGCTTCACGTTTCGGTTCGACCAACGGAGTCGGCTTCGGTAAATTGCTGTGCATAAAGCCGCGACCAGATTCGGCATTGCCATTCGAGATTTCAGCTTCAAAGCGTTCACGATCACGGCGGCGGATATCTTCGGCGACAGCTAAGATCTCGTCCTCAGGAACTTCCGCTACGCGCAGAGCCTCTTGCCCAAAGACTAAGGCTGATTCGAAAAGTTCGCGCACGTGGAAGTCGACTCCGGCGAGGGCCAATTCGCGGGCGTGAATACGATCGTAAGCACGCACCAAAATTTTGGCTTCAGGGAATTCGTGTTTAACCAGCTCGACGATTTTATTCGCTACTTTGGGATCATCTACACAGACGGCGATCAGGCCGGCTTTTTCAGCCCCCGAGGCGCGTAGGACATCTAGGCGTGTTCCATCGCCATAGTAAATTTGAAAACCAAAATTGCGCGCGTTGCGGATACGTTCGGCATCACTGTCGATGATCGTCACGCTGATATCGCGGGCGAGCAATAACTGACTGGCCACTTGCCCGAATCGTCCGAATCCAATCACCAAAGTGCAGCCAGAGAGATCTTGCGGTAGATCGACTCCTTCTAGCGACAATGTCGGTTTTGGCATAAATCGTTTCATCAAAATCACCACAATCGGCGTTAACACCATAGAGAGCACCACGATGGTGGTCATATTGGCATTCACTTCTTGATTGATAACTCCGGCCTGAGCGGCAGCGGCATAGAGGACGAAAGCGAACTCACCACCTTGAGCCATCAAGATCGCGCGGTCCAAGGACTCACTGTGCGAGCTTCCCATAAAGCGCGCGACTAAATAAATGCAAAGTGCTTTTCCGATCATCATGGCAAGAACACCCGCCACAATCAGAGGGATGTTATTACTGACGACATTCAAATCTAAAGACATACCCACACCGATAAAGAACAGTCCTAATAAAATTCCACGGAAGGGTTCAATATCGGCTTCGATTTGATGACGGAAAGAGGATTCGGAAAGTAAGACTCCGGCTAAGAAGGCGCCCATCGCCATGGAAAGACCACTGACTTGCATTAAAAGTGCAGTCCCTAAAACCACAAGCAGAGCTGCCGCTGTTAGAACTTCTCTTGCGCGGGCGCGTGCGAGCATACGAAAAAAAGGATTCAGTAACCAAATCCCTGCGGCGATAACTCCGGCCATAGCGGCGATGGCGATAAAGATGCCATCCCAGTGTATGCCGTTCGATGTGTGTTGTGGGGAAAGAAAGGCCACGAGCGCGAGTAGTGGCACGATGAGCAGGTCTTCAAATAACAAAATAGAAACCATTTTCTGGCCGTGTGACATTCCGATTTCACCTTTTTCGGCTAAAATCTGAAACACGATAGCTGTGGAGGTCAGAACAAAACCCATTCCGCTGATAAACGACACCACAGGGGAAAATCCAAAAGCCATTCCGATCAAAGTCAGCGCCGCCGTACAAACGGCGATTTGAGCTGAGCCTAGGCCAAAGATATCTTTGCGCATGCTCCATAGATGTGACGGCTGCATCTCTAATCCGATGACGAACAGGAACATCACCACACCGAGTTCGGCCACATGCAAGATGGCACTGGGATTATCAAAAAGCCGCAATCCAAAAGGACCGATGATAAGTCCGGCAGCAAGGTATCCTAAAACGGAACCTAAACCGATACGTTTGAAAAAAGGCACAGCGATAACGGCTGCACCCAACAGGGTGACGACTTGAACGAGTTCATGTGAATTGTTGGCCATAAAATAGATGGTAGTCAGTCGATTATACCTTTGGCAAGACACGGATAAATTGGTTTCCTATATCTGGACGGAAAAGATAAAATATCACCTTGGGTTGTAATCTTAGGTTCCTATCGAAATTAGAGCGAAATTTTTGCCTTTAGAGGCAATTCAGTTGTGAATTTTGACTGAAGCCTGTACAAATTCAAAGCATGAAATTTGAAAAATACCCCTTAGCACCTGAGTTGCAGCAGAATCTGATTGATAACGGCTATTTCCGTACAACCGATATTCAGTATAAGGCCATTCCAGCCATTATGAATGGTGAGGATGTCTTAGCTATCGCTCAAACAGGCAGTGGTAAAACGGCGGCTTTTGCAATTCCGATCATCAATCATATTCATAATACGAAAACTAATCGCAGCAGTAATTGGGTCAGTTGTCTGATCATGGTGCCAACACGTGAGTTGGCGAAACAAATCGGTGAGGTTTTTGCGAAACTCTGTAAACATACGCGTGCTTCCAGCTACGCCATCTATGGTGGAGTCGAGCAGGATGCACAGATCAATCAATTAGATGGCGGCGTTGATATCGTGATTGCAACTCCGGGGCGTATGTTTGATTTAATCAGCCAAAGAAAACTCAACATCAGCAGTGTCAGCATCTTGGTTCTAGATGAAGCCGATCATATGTTGGATTTAGGTTTCATTGAGGATATCGAAAATGTGAAAAGAATATTGCGTCAACGACATCAGACGCTCTTCTTTTCCGCGACGATAAATCCCCGTATTAAAAAGTTAGCTTACTCGCAGATCAGCTCGAATGCTTTGCGTATTCAAGTGTCTCCGGAAAATATGGTTTCTAAAAATGTGACCCACTCGGTAGTTAAAGTCGAAATGGATCAAAAGCGTCACTTACTTGTGAACTTTATCAAGGCAAACCCTGAAGCGAAATGTATTATCTTCGTGCGCACACAGGTGCGTGCCGAACGTGTTCTAGCTCATTTGGCTAAAAATGACATCACAGCGGTGAGCATTCACGGTGGGATGGAGCAAACCGAGCGAGAAAAGAATTTAGAATCTTTTAGAAATCAACCTATTGGATGGTTAATTGCAACAGATGTGACCGCGCGGGGAATTGATCTACCAACGATTTCTCATGTTATTAACTACGATCTTCCTGACGAGCCTGAAAACTACGTCCATCGCATTGGACGGACAGGGCGCGGTTTTGCCAAAGGGGACGCGATATCATTTTATAGCTTTGAAGAGCGCGAAAAGTTAGCGGCTATTGAAGAGTTTATTGCAACGCCGATCAATCAACTCAAAGTTCATAAAGAACACTTAGAAGAAGCTATTAAGATTGATGACAGTTTTTCGATAGCAGATATGATTGCTGCAGAAGAGGCCTTGATGGGGCCTCCTCGCAAAAAGAAAAAGAAGAAATAATTATCTAGTGATGAGCGTGAGGATTTTTCTGTTCGGGCTTCTTGTCGCGTGCTTTAAGCTCGAATGGTAAAGAAAACTGCTTGTCGCCGTTTTTGAAAACCACGTTTAGAGTTTCACCTTCTTTGAACTCTTTATTTGCGTCAAACAACATGATGTGATTTCCACCGGGTTTCAACTCGAATGAGCCCCCTTTTTTAACGACAAAGCTATCCACTTTTTTCATTTTCATCATGCCATCTTCAGAAACAGTTTCGTGTAACTCAACCGCTTTGAAGCCATCTAAGCTGACAATGGCAATCGTGATATCGTCTTTACCTGTGTTTTTAAATGTACCATAGCCGGCTGTGGCTCTAGACCCTTGTAAGGGTTTGTAAATATAGGCCCCTTCAACCGTGATAGGATTGGCGTCAGCTTTAGCTGTCGTTTTCGCAGTGGCTATTTTTGTGTTGAGCAAAAGCAAAGGTAACAGCATATAGATGGCGGTTTTCATAGGTTCTCCTTAATAGTTTCGATAATAGATTCTGAAGAGCGGGGACTTTGGATTGTGTGAATCACAATGCCTTTTTTATTTAAAAAATAAAGCTTATCGGTGTGAGCAATCGAATATCCCAAATAGGATTTTTCATTTTCTTCCACCATATAGCTAGCTTGGAATAATGAAACTGTCTTATCAATTTGTTCACGCGAAGAACCACTCAGCCCTAGAAATGTAGGAAAAAACTGGGCGGCATAGTTGGCGACATCATCTGGTAAGTCGTTATCGCGATCGACACTGAGGAATAACAACTGAACTTTTTCTAGCTCGGCAGGAGTGAGATTTTTAAAGGCATAACCGGCATAGCTTAAGGCCATCGGGCAGATATCAGGACATTTTGCATAGCCAATATAAAGCAGATTCAGATCTTTCGCCTGTTCCGAAAATTTCCAGTCTTGGTTGCGATAGGTCAGGTCAAAGTCGCCACCGATGGCTGGTGTGTAGTTGATGTAGAAAATAAAGCCACCGATGACCAGACTGAAAACAAGGGCTGTGATACTGAGGACTTTTAAAAAGACAGAGAGGGGGGATTTCTTCGTTTGTGTCACAGGGTAAGAGTAGTCGGATTTAAGGACCTCTTCAATCTATGACCCTAGGTGCAACCATTGGTTGCGCCACAAACTATAAATTGATAACTATAGGTATGACTATAAAAATGTGTGTATGCATACTTCTTTCGTTGCCTATTGTCTCTTTTGCAGAAATGGCAAAGAAGCCGTCGATTTACTATTTTCCGCAAACTCACAGAAAAGATGCAATGACGTCTCAAGAAAAAAACGAAATATCACAATTTCAAGCTGACCTTTATGATTGTTTAGAGGAATTTGGCAAAGAAAAAAATATATTTTTAATTGCGGAAGGTCGAAGTCCATTTCATCCAGCCGACCTATCGAAAGATAAAACACCAGAAAGAAAGTCAGAAGCATTTAAAGATTTCATATTAGAGTATACAGCGGCTCATGTTTTAATAAAAGATCAGAAAGTAAATGGTTCGCCAGAGTACGATACGGAATTTTGGCAGAAATTAAATAAAAAAGCCCAACGAGTTGTTAACAAACATCACAAAGAGATCGCAACTTTTTCTAAGGCAACCAATACGGATTTGGCAATTGAAAAAAACGCACGATTTTTTGTTATTGGTGGTGGGTGTACAGGTAAAGACATCAGCTGTTCGTCAAAATTGAAGCAGGAATCTTTAGCGGTTCGGGATTTAAGGTTAAAAAATTTGCGTCAGCTTATCAAAAAAAACAAAAAGAAAAAAGTTGCTTTGGTTAAAGGAAGCTTTCACTTTAAAGAGCTTGGCGAGGAATATGAGCTTTTACAGTTTTATTCAGAAAGCTGTAAAAAGTATCTGGATCACGTTTATAAATCAAAATGAAGACTAAAATAGACTCCTTTACTGTTTCTCGTGTTTTGCATGCGGGCTATCTTTTTCGTGCAGCAGGCGAGTCTATTCTGATGGACCCAGTTTTTGAAACTCCTTTTAGTCATAATTGCTACCCATTTCCGGCAGTGCAATTTATTGAAAGTGAGCTGGCAAAAATTCAGGTGGATGCGATTTTTATTTCCCATGTGCATGATGACCATCTGTGTTTTAAAAGCTTAAACCGTATTCAGCGCCATATACCGATCTATCTTTACGCCGAAGAGCCGATTTATTTCCAGATGCTTAAGCAGCTTGGATTTGAAAATGTTTTTCGTCTTGATGTCGATCAGCCAGTGAAGATTGGAAAGCATTTTCAAGTGACACCCAGATTAGCCCTTGATCCTCAAGTGGACAGCCTTTTTCACATTCAGATAGATGATTTTAATATCCTAAATGTAGTCGACAGTTGGGTGGACCCAAAGGCCCTTCAGCAAATGCAGGATGTGAAGCAGTGGGATCTGGTGCTGTGGCCGTTTCAGACCATGCGCGAGGTTCAGGTCCTGAGTCCAAATAGAACGTCACGCGAAAAAGAAATTCCAGAGGAATGGGGTGAAATTTTAAAAGAATTAAATCCTCGTTACACAGTGCCGAGTTCTTGCCAGTTTATCCACGAGCCATGGTCATGGTATAACAGCGCTTTATTTCCCATTAGTTATCGTGAGTTTAAAACGTGGCTGTCAGATTTACTCCCGCAAACAACGTATCTACGCGTCGACCCCGCGCAGAGTTTTATTGTTTCGCACGCGCAAGTTCAAGAGGTGGAGCCGTTGTCGTGGCTCCGGCGTCTAGATCAAAGCTCAACACAGCACGAGTTAGATTATCAGTATGATCCAAATCATGCACCGACCCCGTTAGGAAAAATTGCAGATCAGTTGCTCCCGCTCTCTTTGACTGAACGTCAATTTATTTTGGACTACTGTCAAAGTGAGCTAGTGGACTTGCTCGCGCAGAAAAGTGAAAGCTTGGGATGTCTTGTCCAAGACCAGTGCCTATGGAAACTGGTGCTGCATGAATCTTCTGAAAATGGGAAACCAAATAAATATGAATTCTTATATTCGATTTCAGAAACAACAGTCACACTAGAAAAAGATCAGAATAAGTCTGAAGTGACATGGTTAACTGAAATTCCTATACAGAAGTTGTATTCATCCCTCACAACAGGGGAAACGCTCACTTCCTTGTATATAAGAATCAATGATATCATTTTTTCCGATCCGATAGAAAAAGCTCTGCAAGAAATTGATATTTTAGAAGACCCCTTGATTCGTATTTTATTTGATGGAAAATCTCATCGTTATCACGAGCAACAGTTGAAAGATCTTGGCTTGTCTTAAGTCCTCTGCAGAGCACATTATTTTATCTAATTGCTGAATATGCAAGCAATTGTGGCCGCCACCCCCCATATTCATGGGTTTGAATTCAATTTTAGTGGGTGTGACAATGCTCCAAAACATAAAGGAGCTTTTAATGATTTTCAGTAAAAAATCAGTTTTAAAATACACAGTTGGCGCTATCATCGCCGCCTCATTAACAGGTTGTTCAGCTTTATTAATGCTTCCAGATGAGCTTTCTGAAGATCATTATAAATCCATTTCGAAAATTGACCAAAAACAAGTGGCGAGCAAAATGCAATATTTCCCAGGTGGTAAGTTATCGCCTCCAGCTGCGGGTCAGAAAAAAATGCTTCGCTTTATGCCGTTTGTTTATACCTACGATGCAACTAATACATTGAAAAAAGATGAAGAAGCTTACTATGTGTCGATCTTCAATAACTCAAGTGGTTCTTGGTACCAACAGTTGTTGATGCGTGCGCATGAGTCAGTGGCGGCTCAGTTGGAAAAACGCGGATATGATTATGCTGTATTTAGTAACAACACGTTAAAGAATCAAGGTGCGCAAGAGGTAACACGCTCTTTGCCTATGGATAGAAAAGATGGTTTGCCAAACAGAGGTATTGCTATCAATGCGGAATCCAATGAAAGCAATTTAGCTATTATGGAAACCAGCAAGTACTCAAATCTTAAAGCAGAAGGCGAGCAAGGTGTGGTTTACATGCAAATTGATGCAGATTGGGAACCAGAAAGTGCAAATCGCTTAAATGGCGATATCGTGCTGAATACAACTGTGAAGATTGGTTTCAAACTTTCTATTTGCGGAGACACTGGCTGTAGTACGGCTGTGATCCCATTCAAAAATGGTGTAACAGCAGCTTTATTCATGCCAAATCGTAATACTATTGATGATGATGGATTAGATAAAAACTACGCTTTGATCAGAGACCTACATGAAGCTCAACTGGATGTTATCATCGCTGAAGCTTTCAAACGCTTCGACCAAGCCGGTGTATTCGTAAAATAGATTTTTTAGTATTTTAGGCGCGCAGGTCTGTGCGCGCCTACCAATTAGCAAGACTCATCAAGCAAGCTGACTTTGGTGATTTGATGAAGTCTTGATTTCTTAAAAAATTTAAAAAAGACCGAAGAGCAATATTTCCATCTTCATTGATCCAATAGGCCGCGATACTCATACGGGCTTTATTATTTTCAATGGGAACTAAAGTTATTCCAGGTAAGGCAAATTTAGCTAAAGCATTGGTGGTAAGTAGCAGGCCCTTTCCTGAGGCGGCTAGCAATCCACAGTTTTCGTTTTTCTGTCGATAATAAAATTGAACTTTTACGCGAGACTCTGAGAATAGATTTTTTACCGCACGATGAAACCCTTCCACTTCTTTGGGATCATGCATAATCAGCGTTTCACCTTCGAGGTCTTGTAATTTTATAGATTTTCTTTTTTGTAAGGGATGTCCCTGATAAACAAGAATTCCCAGAGGTTCTTGTTCTAAAATCAAATGAGGCATTTCTTTTTCGGGAACCGCGGGAGCTTGTAAGATGGCAATATCCAGTTTGCCTTTTCGTAGATTGCGAATGTGTGCGTCCACGGGGCCTTCTATTATATTTACATCGCAATAGGGTTGTTCTTCTTTAAACTTCCAAATCGATTTAATCGCGGCAGAGTGCAATGCGGCGGATGTAATACCTATTTTTAAGTGTCCACGTTTTAGCTTAGCAACTTCTTTTACACTGTTTTTTAGGTCGTGGATGCGCTCAATGATATCTTGGGCTTCTTTTAACAACGTCATACCGGCTGGAGTCAATTCAACTTTGCGTGTACTTCGCTCGAAAAGCTTAACTCCGAGTTCATGCTCTAGTTTTGCAATCGCACGAGTTAACGGAGGCTGCGTCAGATTAAGATTATCAGCTGCGGCTCTAAAATTTAAGGTATCTGCCACGGCAATGAAAAGTTCTAGGTCACGTATGTCCATAGAAAGAGTTTAACATGGTTTTCTACGTTTGTATTATGTTGGCTTGTTTTTATTGATTCTTTTTAGGTATCAATAAGTAAAACACATAGTAATTATTCTTATCGTCTCAAAGAGCTATCATAACCTATAAGTTGATGCTGTTGAAGGAGGCGTTCTATGCTGAAAACTGAATATGATGTTGTTATTGTGGGCGGTAGTCATGCTGGATTAAGTGCTGCAATGGCCTTAGGTCGTATGCGGCGATCTGTTTTGATTTGCGATGATAGCCGTCCTCGTAATCAAATTTCTTCACATGCTAATAACATTGCAGGGTCAGATGGGGTTTCTCCAGAAAAATGGCGGCAGCAGGCTCGTCATGATTTGGAAAAATATAAGACTATTCAGTTGATTAACGCCACAGTCCACAAAGTTGAAAAAAGACAATTGCAATTTCATGTAGAACTGTCTTCAAAAGAAGTCGTGCATGCACGGAAAATTATACTGGCGCATGGGATTCAAGACAAACTTCCTGACGTAACTGGCTTTCAAGAGCTTTGGGGAAAGTCGGTATTTCACTGTCCTTACTGTCATGGATTTGAAGTGCAAGATCAGCGCTTAGGTGTGGTTGGTAGCGGAGCCTATGTCGAGCACATGCTACCAATGATTTTAGGACTATCAAAAGATGTTATGGTTTTTACTAACGGAGCGAGTGACCTTTCTAAAGACTTTGTCACCGCACTTAAGAAAAAACAAATACCATTAATCCAGTCGCCAATTGCCTGTCTAGGATACGAGGGACAAAAATTACAATTTATTGAATTTAAGAATCATCCACGCATTGAGCGAGATGCTCTTT encodes the following:
- a CDS encoding monovalent cation:proton antiporter-2 (CPA2) family protein, with protein sequence MANNSHELVQVVTLLGAAVIAVPFFKRIGLGSVLGYLAAGLIIGPFGLRLFDNPSAILHVAELGVVMFLFVIGLEMQPSHLWSMRKDIFGLGSAQIAVCTAALTLIGMAFGFSPVVSFISGMGFVLTSTAIVFQILAEKGEIGMSHGQKMVSILLFEDLLIVPLLALVAFLSPQHTSNGIHWDGIFIAIAAMAGVIAAGIWLLNPFFRMLARARAREVLTAAALLVVLGTALLMQVSGLSMAMGAFLAGVLLSESSFRHQIEADIEPFRGILLGLFFIGVGMSLDLNVVSNNIPLIVAGVLAMMIGKALCIYLVARFMGSSHSESLDRAILMAQGGEFAFVLYAAAAQAGVINQEVNANMTTIVVLSMVLTPIVVILMKRFMPKPTLSLEGVDLPQDLSGCTLVIGFGRFGQVASQLLLARDISVTIIDSDAERIRNARNFGFQIYYGDGTRLDVLRASGAEKAGLIAVCVDDPKVANKIVELVKHEFPEAKILVRAYDRIHARELALAGVDFHVRELFESALVFGQEALRVAEVPEDEILAVAEDIRRRDRERFEAEISNGNAESGRGFMHSNLPKPTPLVEPKREAVVLNPEDTEDSSK
- a CDS encoding DEAD/DEAH box helicase produces the protein MKFEKYPLAPELQQNLIDNGYFRTTDIQYKAIPAIMNGEDVLAIAQTGSGKTAAFAIPIINHIHNTKTNRSSNWVSCLIMVPTRELAKQIGEVFAKLCKHTRASSYAIYGGVEQDAQINQLDGGVDIVIATPGRMFDLISQRKLNISSVSILVLDEADHMLDLGFIEDIENVKRILRQRHQTLFFSATINPRIKKLAYSQISSNALRIQVSPENMVSKNVTHSVVKVEMDQKRHLLVNFIKANPEAKCIIFVRTQVRAERVLAHLAKNDITAVSIHGGMEQTEREKNLESFRNQPIGWLIATDVTARGIDLPTISHVINYDLPDEPENYVHRIGRTGRGFAKGDAISFYSFEEREKLAAIEEFIATPINQLKVHKEHLEEAIKIDDSFSIADMIAAEEALMGPPRKKKKKK
- a CDS encoding copper chaperone PCu(A)C; this translates as MKTAIYMLLPLLLLNTKIATAKTTAKADANPITVEGAYIYKPLQGSRATAGYGTFKNTGKDDITIAIVSLDGFKAVELHETVSEDGMMKMKKVDSFVVKKGGSFELKPGGNHIMLFDANKEFKEGETLNVVFKNGDKQFSLPFELKARDKKPEQKNPHAHH
- a CDS encoding SCO family protein gives rise to the protein MTQTKKSPLSVFLKVLSITALVFSLVIGGFIFYINYTPAIGGDFDLTYRNQDWKFSEQAKDLNLLYIGYAKCPDICPMALSYAGYAFKNLTPAELEKVQLLFLSVDRDNDLPDDVANYAAQFFPTFLGLSGSSREQIDKTVSLFQASYMVEENEKSYLGYSIAHTDKLYFLNKKGIVIHTIQSPRSSESIIETIKENL
- a CDS encoding MBL fold metallo-hydrolase, with product MKTKIDSFTVSRVLHAGYLFRAAGESILMDPVFETPFSHNCYPFPAVQFIESELAKIQVDAIFISHVHDDHLCFKSLNRIQRHIPIYLYAEEPIYFQMLKQLGFENVFRLDVDQPVKIGKHFQVTPRLALDPQVDSLFHIQIDDFNILNVVDSWVDPKALQQMQDVKQWDLVLWPFQTMREVQVLSPNRTSREKEIPEEWGEILKELNPRYTVPSSCQFIHEPWSWYNSALFPISYREFKTWLSDLLPQTTYLRVDPAQSFIVSHAQVQEVEPLSWLRRLDQSSTQHELDYQYDPNHAPTPLGKIADQLLPLSLTERQFILDYCQSELVDLLAQKSESLGCLVQDQCLWKLVLHESSENGKPNKYEFLYSISETTVTLEKDQNKSEVTWLTEIPIQKLYSSLTTGETLTSLYIRINDIIFSDPIEKALQEIDILEDPLIRILFDGKSHRYHEQQLKDLGLS
- a CDS encoding LysR family transcriptional regulator, yielding MDIRDLELFIAVADTLNFRAAADNLNLTQPPLTRAIAKLEHELGVKLFERSTRKVELTPAGMTLLKEAQDIIERIHDLKNSVKEVAKLKRGHLKIGITSAALHSAAIKSIWKFKEEQPYCDVNIIEGPVDAHIRNLRKGKLDIAILQAPAVPEKEMPHLILEQEPLGILVYQGHPLQKRKSIKLQDLEGETLIMHDPKEVEGFHRAVKNLFSESRVKVQFYYRQKNENCGLLAASGKGLLLTTNALAKFALPGITLVPIENNKARMSIAAYWINEDGNIALRSFLNFLRNQDFIKSPKSACLMSLANW
- a CDS encoding NAD(P)/FAD-dependent oxidoreductase, with the translated sequence MLKTEYDVVIVGGSHAGLSAAMALGRMRRSVLICDDSRPRNQISSHANNIAGSDGVSPEKWRQQARHDLEKYKTIQLINATVHKVEKRQLQFHVELSSKEVVHARKIILAHGIQDKLPDVTGFQELWGKSVFHCPYCHGFEVQDQRLGVVGSGAYVEHMLPMILGLSKDVMVFTNGASDLSKDFVTALKKKQIPLIQSPIACLGYEGQKLQFIEFKNHPRIERDALFVGPQLPISMRVNFDKQLGLEKNEMGLYKVAEMGRTNIAGVLAAGDIVTLQQSVVNAVSSGQSAGAWATFELLSEDFHQF